In the genome of Streptomyces sp. P3, the window CGATCTGGGAGAACTGCTGGCCTTTGTTGCCGGCCCACGGGTAGTCGGCGGGGAAAGTCTGCAGGAGGCCGGCCTCGCGGGCGGTGATCCGGATCGGCTCCGGCACCGCTGGCGCGTCCGTGTCCGCCGTCGGCGCGAGGGCCGGTGCGGCGACCCAGGTGCACTCGTTCGCCCGGTGACCGAAGAACAGCGTGCCTGCCGGCTCGGACAGCGGACGGATGGTGGCGTTGGCCTGGTTGTTGCTGCGCAGGGACCAGGACCAGCGGTGCGCCTCGGCGGTGAACGTCGGTGCCGGGGCAGTAGCGGTCCGGTTCTCGCGGGTGCCGTGCCGGGCGGCCCATCCGGCTCCTTCGCGGCGGGACTGCAGGACCAAAGCCTCCGGTCGCGGCATCCAGGTGCCGCGCTCCCGGGCGTCGGAGAGCGTCTTGCGGGAGCCTGAAGGGAACGGTTCGGGCCCGCCGCCGGGTCCGCCGCCGGCGCAGACGGTGGGGACGGGTCGGTCGGTGGCGCCCCAGCCGAGGGCCTCGGCCATCGACACCCATCGGTCACGGCCTGGCCCGAACAGGCTCTCCGGCTCGGCGGTCTGGGCGTGCGTGGGTGGTGGGGGCTGGGCGGTGCGGACGCGGGAGGCGAGCAGGATTGCCCGCCGCCTGGTTTGCGGTACGCCGAAGTTGGCGGCGTTGAGGATCCCGTACCAGACCGAGAACCCCCATCCGCGCAGCACGGAGGCGTACTGCTTCCACAGCGGCAGGACGTCCGGCACTTCTTCCATGGCGACCCATTCGGGCTCGCCGACGGTGTTGAGGGCGTGGAGGTAGCGCATGGGCTCGGCGGCCAGCAGCGAGCGCTCGTCCCGGCAGGCGGTCAGCAGCTTCTCGCGGGTGTCGCGTCCGGCGGCGAGGTCCGCCACTGCCTGGTGCACGAGCGGCTGGTCCACCAGGCCGAGGCGCTTGCCGGCCATGGACCATGCCTGGCAGGGCGGGCTCGCGATGAGCCCGGCGGTCTTGCCGAGGAAGGGCCAGACGGGATATAGCGCCACGTCGGTGCGAATGGTCAGCTGCCCTGCCGCCGCACGGGTCTTGCAGGCCCACTCATCCCATTCGAGGCCCACGTCCCGTGCGCCGAGGACGTCAAGTGAGTGGCTCCATCCGCCCGGTCCTGCAAACAGGTCCAGGATGGTCAAGAGGCCAGTCCGAAGTCGTCCTGTGCCGGCTCGACTTCACCGCGGCACGCCCACGGGGAGCAGCCGTCGGTGACTCCTTGCTCCAGCTCCTGAAGGTCAGGTCCGCTGTCGGTGAGTTCTTGCTGCATCGCTGCCCATTCGGCGGCTGTGACGTGATCGATGGGGGCCTCGCTGAGAGGCACGCGGGAGCGGTGGAGAAACGCCTCACCAAGCAGCCGGTTGCCGGTGGCGTTCGCGCGGGCATTTCCCTTGCGGATGGCCGCGTCGAACTCCACCACGTCTTCCCATTCCCCCGGAGAGTTGTCGCGGATGTTGCGCCACTGGGCGTTTCCGTGGAAAGGGCAACCCAAGCAGCTCGATTTCGGGGTGTCGGCCAGGCCGAGCGACGCCAGGTAGCGGACGCAGTCGGACCGTGACCAGCCCATGTCTATGAGCGGGTGCCGGTTGCGCATGTACTTGACGTCGGCGTCCTTGGCCCGGTGGAATTCGTCGGTGGAGATGCCGACCCACTGCTCGACGAAGACGCTCTTGGGGATGCGTGTGGGATAGGGGTAGCCGAGTAGTTCGCGGACCTTTTTCTTGATCGGCTTAATTTTATATTCCCCGGTACATTGCCGCCTGGTCATACCCGGATTTCCGTCCTTGTTCAGGACGTAGAGCGGCATTGACGCAAACCTGTGGTCGGGGTCCAGGGAATCGTTGCGTATGTTTCCGGACGATACACGGAGAACGGGTATGCCTGCGGGCCTGGCTATTTCTCGCTCCAGCCGGTCGAGATGGGAATAAACGGCTCTCGGTTCCCAGCCTGTGTCGGCGAAAATTGCGTAGTCGACCTTCGGGAGTATGCCTTGTGCGGAGAGGGCGAGCATGGCGCTGGACTGGATACCGGCACCTCTGTCACCTATTCGGGGCTGTTGCATCCAGCCTCTGGCGCGGAGCGCCAGTGGCTGGCCTCGTTCGCGTCGGACGGCAGCACCTGCGCACGAGTTCCGGGGCCAGGTGGCCATCGCCTGTTCAGAGATGTTCGCGAGTCTTGGCGGCATCTCCGTGCCGTGGCCGCGTCGCGTGAAGAATTCGCTGTGCTCCGGGCAGGCGTGTCCGTAGGGTTCCTGCATGGCGGATGAGAGTGAGCAGGCCGTGCAAGCGGCCATTGATGGGGAGTTGCGGCTTCTCGACCCTGAGGTGCGTGCTTCTCCGGCCCGTGTCCTGGAGCTTCTGGATCCGGAGTTCACCGAGATCGGCGCTTCTGGACGCCGGTGGGATGTGGAGTCGATCCTCACCGTGACGAGCGGCGGCTCGGTGTCCCCGGAGTCTCCGGTCAAGGTCAGCGAAATGTCCGGTGCCGTCCTTGCTCCGGGCATCGTCCATCTGACGTACTTCGCCGACAACCAGGGCCGCCGGGCATGGCGGAGTTCGTTGTGGCGCCTGACAGAGACGGGCTGGCGGATGTACTTCCACCAGGGAACTTTGACCAGCTGAGCGTGTGTAGCCGCCGCCCGTGAGTGCGGAGGTCGCCGAGCCGACCGTGACGCCAGCCGGGCGGCGGCACAGAGTTCAGGCCCGCGGTGGTGTTGTGGCTTCGGCCGGGAGACGGCGGACGTTCGCTGGGAGGGGCCTGTCTCGTCGGAGCTCTGCGAGTTCGGTGGTGAGAGCGTGGATGACTTGGGCATAGATCTCGTTTCGTTCGGTCAGTTCGCTGTTGTGCTGGCGTAGCCGTTTGTGTGCGGCTTCGAGGTCGTCGACCTTGGCCTGGAGGGTTTGGAACGCGGCGGGAATTCCGTTCACAGATTCCCGGGCTTTTTCAAATTCCTTGCGAAGGTCGGGGTGTTTGTGGGTGAGGACCCATCGCTTTACTCCGGCCTCGGCGGCGAGCTGGATGACGGTGAGGGCTCCGGTGGAGCAGGTCGGTGTGCCGGCCAGCAGGCGTTGCATTGCCGCTCGGATGGCGTCGCGTTCGGCTGTGCGGTTGGTGCTCATGGCCGGGGCTCCTGGTGGTTGGCGATGACCTGCTGGAGCCGTGCGAGCTCGTGTTGTTCGCGTGCGTGGCGGATGGGTGGGGCGAGCGGGTCGTCGACGATGGCCTGCAGGGTGTCGACGCGTGTGCGCAGGAAGTCGATGTCGCGGTCGGTGCGGGCGATGTTCACGCACGAGGGTCTGCAGTCGTCGATGTCGGGGGTGCGGCGACTGCTGCGTTCGTCAGTACTCAGCCGGCAGGCGGCGCGGGCGGGGTCAAGGACGCAGGTCATGCCCTGGCCGGGGAAGATCTGCAGGTCGGGGTTGGTGAGCAGGGTGTGGGCTTCGCGGGTGGTGCGCAGGACACGGCCGGTGAACTTGGCGGAGGCGGCGACGCGGTGGCGGTAGGTGTCGGCGGCGGGGCCGCTGACGTGCTCGCCGGCCTGGAGCTGGTCGTGGGCTTCGGCGAGGCTTTCGAGGCGGGCGAGCCATTCCTCGAAGGCCAGGTCGTCGGGGAAGCCGGAGGCGTAGTTGCCGGAGTAGCCGAGGGTCATGTTGACGCGGACGTGGCCGTACTGGATCGCGGCGGCGACCAGGCCGCGGGGGCGACGGGCGATGAACCAGGCAAGCGTTCTGCGTAGGCGGCTGAGGGCGATCTTCGGATTGGTGGGATCGGCGGGAATCGCGTCGTCGCGGTGCCGGGCTGCGCAGTAGTCGTTGATCCAGCCGATCAGTTCGGTGATGTCCTTGTTGCAGCCGGAGTCGTTGCGGGCCCGGCCGACGCGTTCCCGCAGGGGTCCCGCCTCGGATTTGCCATTGACGAGCAGGGTGTTGGGGAACAGCAGCCGCGCGTCGTGGAGACGTTGGAGCACGGTGACAGCGGTGGCGACCGGGGCGGTGACCACCCAGGGATCGGTTCGCTGTTCCCCTTCGGCGCGGAGAGCGCCGTCGGGGTGGCGGACGCCTTTCCAGTGTTTGCCGCGCAGCAGGATCAGGCCGGTGACCGGGTCGTGTTCGACGCAGCCGCGTTCGAGGTTGAGCGTCTCACCGGGCCGCTGACCTGACAGATATCCGACGATGACCAGGCAGGCGGTGCTCAGGTGGCGGGCCAGGACGGGGGCCTGATCGTAGGTGATGCGAGTGGTGAGCCAGGGCTCGTTGTCGAGGAGGCCGTGGACGGGCGTGGTGAGGTATGTGTCGTCCGCGACGGGCAGTCCCGAGTGCGCGAGAGTGCTGGCGGCTGCGCGGGTGATCTGGACGCCCAGTTGAAGGCTGAGGAAGTGGGTGTTGATGGTGGTGTGTCCGTCGGCACTCCGGCGTCCGGGCAGGGGCAGGCCGCGGGCCCGGTAGTCGTCGGCGAGCTCGGCCACCAGCAGGGGAACCGTGCCCGGCGGGCGGCGCTGCTTGCCGGGTGGAGCGGCGCTTCGGGTGGATGCGGCCCTGGCGCGGAGGGAGAGTGTCTTGTACTCGTCGAAGGCGGCGATGATGTCGTCCGCGAAGTCCTCGACGAATCGCAGAGCCCACTTCAGCAGCGGCGTCATGGTTGCGGGGTGGATGCGCGGGGTGCGGTTCTCCTCGCTGGTGCGGCGCTGCCCCAGGATGTCCTGGATGCGCTCACCGTTCCAGGGCGGTGCCTGGGGCAGGCGGTCGTCCTCGTCGGGCAGCAGATCGCGCAGTGTCCAGGTGCGTACGACTACGGCGAGGAAGTCCTCGCGTAGTTCGTGGGAGACGGCCGCGTCCTTGATGTCGGCCGCGTAGGCATCCAGGTCCGTGTCGGTGACCTGGCCGAAACGGGTGATGCCTCGGTTCTCCAGCCAGTGGGCGAAGCTCTTGAGGTATCGGCAGTAGGGAACGACGGTGCGGACGGCGGGCCGTGGGATGCCCGGGAGGAAGCCGCCGTGGTCGGCGTCCTGATGGTTGAGCATCAGCCAGGCCAGGAGCTTGATCGGGAGCCGGAAGGCGGCCGGGGCATCGTGGAAGTCCACGCAGGTGCGGGAGGTGTGCTCCTGGAAGAAGCCCGGAGTCAGATTCCAGCGGTCCTCACCGAACAGTGAGAGGTCATCGGCCCTCGTGCCGGGACGCAGCGGGCGGGTGGCCAGGACCGGGGTGTCGGGTCCGGGCAGCAGGCGCCGGACAGGCGGCGCGGCGGCGGGCAGGGCGGGTGTCATGTCAGGTCCAGTCCTCGGCTCAGGAAGCGGTCAACGAGCGCCTGGTCGGCGGGGGTGGCAGAAGTGCGGGCGTCCGCGACGGCGGCAGGCGAATAGTGGCTGAGCAGGTCGGTCAGACGGGCGGTCGGTTCGGCCAGACGTTCGGCCCAGCGCAGGGGCGTCATCTCCTGCTGACGGGCCTTCAGCGCATCCAGGGCGAGAACCTGAACGGGCAGATGGGCCGGTGTCGCTCTGGCGCAGGGACAGGACAGGCAGAGCAGGAAGGAAGCGCCGCAAGGCTTGCCAGCCGGGGTGTAGGGGCTGGCCAGCGGGTTGGTGCAGCCAGCGAGGACCGTGTCCAGACGACCGGTGATCAGTTGCTGGAGGGTGGTCGTGTCCAGGCCGTGCCGGACGGCCACCGCCGCCGGGTCGGTGCGGGCCTGTTCGATGTCCTGGGCGGACAGCACGGGGATCGGCGGAGCGGTGCGGGCGCGGGCGACCTGCTGGTCCAGGACATCAGCGACGATCTTCTGGTACTCGGCCAGATTCCCGCGGTTGCGGGCCAGGTACTCGTTGGCCAGCGTCGTCTCCGTGTGGGCGACCGGCCGCTGGTTGATCTCCAGCCAGGTCAGCCGCAGCCGGCGGCTGTCGATGTGCAGGGGCACCGCCCGGCCTTCGGCATCGGGTGCGTCGCAGACCAGATCGGTGGCCTTGCCCCACAGCTGCAGGATCTGCTTGGGCAGGCCGTGGCCGAAGCCACTGGCGTTGCGGGCGTTGTAGAACGCGAACAGCGCGTCGGACTTCAGCCGGTTGCGGGCGGGCGCGGCCAGGTCCAGCAGCAGGGCATGGACCCCGAATGGGGTGTTCAGGTCCTCACGCGCCTCCGCCGGCTCCGCCGGGACATCGCGCAAGGCCACGGTCATTGCGGCCCGGCGGCCTCCGCGACGGGGTTTGACCAGGTCGAGCTGAGCGGTCGGAGTACCCCCGGCGTGCGCGTCGGGCCGGTGGTGGGCGGTGGTTGCCGCGGCCAGGGTCGAGTAGTTCTGTCCGGTCAGGCAGAGCAGCAGGACCGCGGCGGCGCCGGTCTCGTGGTGGGTGAGGTGCAGGTGTGCGAAGACCGCGCCGATGCCGCCGACCCGGCGCACGACCTCCAGTGCGCGTGGTGTTCCGCACTCGTAGCGGGGAATGTCGCCGTGCCGGTCGAGATGGTCCAGCAGATCACCGATCTCCCAGCGGAGCCGGTCGCTCTCCCGGTCGATGGAGCCTGCCCGCCAGTCGGCCAGGAGATGGCGGCCGGCGCGGATGCGTGCGGCTGCGGTCCGCAGTTCGGATCGCGCCGTCGTGGTGATGCGCCGGAACTCGGCTGCGGTGTAACTGCAGGTAGGCGTATCGGACTTGGCGACCCGTGCCTGGGCCAGGCGGGCGGCGAACTCCGACGGCGGATCGGGGGCGAACCGCAAGATGGTCCGCAGCGCAGAAATGTCCCGGTGCAGCGTGGTCGCCCCGGTCAGCATGTATCCGTCCAGGTGGATGGCCCGAAGCTGGGCCGGAGCAGTCGGAGGGTTGGAGAGGGCAGCCAGATAACGGGCGAACCGCTTCAGGATGTTCACCGTGTCCAGGGCCGAGGTGGTGGTGCGGCGAGTCCCGGCAGGGCCCGTCACCCCCAGCACTCCCAGGGCCATCCAGTCGCGCAGTTCGCGTGCGACCGGCAGGACCGACAGGTCGATGTCCACCGGCTCGCCGCCGCGTTCCGGGAAGAACAGCACCCGGCACTGGCTGTCGTCGACGAACAACCGCTGCGGCAGCCGGTAACCGGCCCCGGGCAGCACCGCCCGGCGTCCCGCCCCGCTCATCCGGTCACCGCCGGGGCGGTGATGACCTGCCGGTGGGCGGCGAACATCTCCGCCATCAGCTCGGCCAGGACCGTGCCGTGGGCGTGCTCGATCAGCAGGGCGACATCCAGGTCGCGGAACGGCTCCAGGTACGTGTCGATCGTGGTGGACACGTCCGCATGCCCCAAAAGGGTCTGCACCAGGTGCCAGGTGTCGCCGAACTGGGCCCGGAAGTCCCGCAGTTCCTCGCCGTCCAGATGGGCGAAGCGGCGTTCATAGAGCAGCCGCCCGACCGAGAACCAGCGCAGAGCCATCGAATGGCGCAGCATGTGAGCGGTTGCCGCCACCCCTTCCAGCCCGGAGCGGGCCACCCGCTCGTTGGCGGTGTCGAAGGTGTGCTGCCACCCGCGCGGAGCCCGGGG includes:
- a CDS encoding DNA cytosine methyltransferase; protein product: MTILDLFAGPGGWSHSLDVLGARDVGLEWDEWACKTRAAAGQLTIRTDVALYPVWPFLGKTAGLIASPPCQAWSMAGKRLGLVDQPLVHQAVADLAAGRDTREKLLTACRDERSLLAAEPMRYLHALNTVGEPEWVAMEEVPDVLPLWKQYASVLRGWGFSVWYGILNAANFGVPQTRRRAILLASRVRTAQPPPPTHAQTAEPESLFGPGRDRWVSMAEALGWGATDRPVPTVCAGGGPGGGPEPFPSGSRKTLSDARERGTWMPRPEALVLQSRREGAGWAARHGTRENRTATAPAPTFTAEAHRWSWSLRSNNQANATIRPLSEPAGTLFFGHRANECTWVAAPALAPTADTDAPAVPEPIRITAREAGLLQTFPADYPWAGNKGQQFSQIGNAVPPLLAGHLLAPHLGVTLDPNDFTLTA
- a CDS encoding DUF4440 domain-containing protein, with protein sequence MADESEQAVQAAIDGELRLLDPEVRASPARVLELLDPEFTEIGASGRRWDVESILTVTSGGSVSPESPVKVSEMSGAVLAPGIVHLTYFADNQGRRAWRSSLWRLTETGWRMYFHQGTLTS